One genomic segment of Culturomica massiliensis includes these proteins:
- the ribE gene encoding 6,7-dimethyl-8-ribityllumazine synthase has translation MNVLEGKLLAEGQRIGIVAGRFNEFITSKLLGGAIDAFVRHGGCEKDITLAWVPGAFEIPLTAQKMVESGKYDAVICLGAVIRGATPHFDMVANEATKGVAQVGLRTGVPVIFGILTTDSIEQAVERAGTKAGNKGFEAVATAIEMINLLKQI, from the coding sequence ATGAATGTTTTGGAAGGAAAATTATTGGCGGAAGGACAGCGTATAGGAATTGTCGCCGGCCGTTTTAATGAATTTATTACCAGTAAATTACTGGGAGGTGCAATCGACGCCTTTGTACGTCACGGCGGATGTGAAAAAGATATTACCTTGGCCTGGGTACCGGGAGCTTTCGAAATTCCCCTGACAGCGCAGAAAATGGTGGAAAGCGGAAAATACGATGCCGTTATTTGCCTGGGAGCGGTTATCCGGGGAGCGACACCTCATTTCGATATGGTGGCCAATGAAGCGACGAAAGGAGTGGCGCAGGTCGGATTGCGTACCGGTGTACCGGTGATTTTCGGTATTCTGACGACGGATTCGATTGAGCAGGCCGTAGAAAGGGCCGGAACAAAAGCCGGAAACAAAGGTTTTGAAGCAGTGGCTACAGCTATTGAAATGATCAATTTATTGAAGCAAATTTAA
- a CDS encoding right-handed parallel beta-helix repeat-containing protein → MCVVFLATGKSKVYNMADFGLKANSGENASPLLVQAIETIKGEYHEGDRITLIFPAGRYDFHEAGASRREYYISNHDQVNPKIVGIALENLKHVTIDGQHSEFVFHGRMIPLSLLNSENCTLKNFSIDFENPHIAQIKVIKNDPQEGITFEVAPWVKYRIGEEGYFETTGEGWVARQSTGIAFEAESRHIVYNTSDLFYNTQGAQEVAPRTILAPQWKDKRLIPGTVIAMRTWYRPTPGLFLSHNRNTRLQNVKVHYAEGMGLLAQLCENITLDGFSVCLKGENDPRYFTTQADATHFSGCKGKIISKNGLYEGMMDDAINIHGTYLKVIRRLDNNTLVGRYMHDQAWGFEWGRPGDAVQFVNSSTMELVGNGNKIKTIHPYDKKEITGAREYLIQFEHPIDTAINARTGCGIENLEWTPEVVFSNNTVRNNRARGALFSTPKKTIVENNTFDHTSGTAILLCGDCNGWFETGACREVIIRNNRFINALTNMFQFTNAIISIYPEIPDLKAQKLYFHGGPGKGVIIENNFFETFDQPVVYAKSLDGFVFRKNTIRQNQEYPAFHWNKKRFLFERVKNIDIRHNKFDGGFDYRRDVTEK, encoded by the coding sequence ATGTGTGTCGTTTTCCTGGCTACAGGTAAAAGCAAAGTATACAACATGGCCGATTTCGGTTTAAAAGCCAACAGCGGTGAAAATGCTTCCCCCCTATTGGTCCAAGCGATTGAAACCATAAAAGGCGAATACCACGAAGGGGATCGGATTACCCTTATTTTTCCGGCCGGAAGATATGATTTCCACGAAGCGGGAGCCAGCCGGCGCGAATATTATATTTCCAACCACGACCAGGTGAACCCGAAAATTGTCGGAATTGCTTTGGAAAATTTAAAACATGTCACCATCGACGGTCAGCATTCCGAATTTGTCTTTCACGGACGTATGATTCCTCTTTCGCTGCTGAATTCGGAAAACTGTACACTGAAAAATTTCAGTATCGATTTTGAAAACCCCCACATTGCCCAAATCAAAGTGATAAAAAATGATCCGCAGGAAGGGATCACATTTGAAGTAGCCCCGTGGGTAAAATACCGTATCGGAGAAGAAGGTTATTTCGAAACGACGGGAGAAGGCTGGGTAGCCCGTCAATCTACGGGAATTGCTTTTGAAGCCGAAAGCCGCCACATCGTATACAATACAAGCGATTTATTCTATAACACACAGGGAGCTCAGGAAGTAGCGCCCCGTACAATTCTGGCTCCGCAATGGAAAGACAAACGCCTCATACCGGGAACTGTCATTGCTATGCGCACCTGGTATCGCCCGACTCCGGGACTGTTTCTTTCCCACAACCGAAATACCCGTTTGCAAAATGTAAAAGTACATTATGCAGAAGGCATGGGCCTATTGGCCCAATTGTGCGAAAACATCACTTTAGACGGTTTCAGCGTGTGCCTGAAAGGGGAAAACGATCCCCGTTACTTCACCACCCAGGCCGATGCGACCCATTTTTCCGGATGCAAAGGTAAAATTATCTCCAAAAACGGACTGTATGAAGGTATGATGGACGACGCCATCAACATACACGGGACCTACCTGAAAGTGATCCGGCGCTTGGACAATAACACATTGGTAGGGAGATACATGCACGACCAAGCCTGGGGATTCGAATGGGGACGGCCGGGCGACGCCGTTCAATTCGTCAACTCGTCTACCATGGAGTTAGTCGGGAACGGCAACAAAATCAAAACGATTCATCCGTATGACAAAAAGGAGATAACCGGTGCCCGGGAATACCTGATCCAATTCGAACATCCCATAGATACGGCCATCAATGCCCGAACCGGTTGCGGAATAGAAAACCTTGAATGGACTCCGGAAGTTGTTTTCAGCAATAACACAGTCCGTAACAACAGAGCCCGGGGTGCCTTATTCAGTACACCGAAAAAGACCATCGTCGAAAACAATACGTTCGACCATACTTCCGGCACCGCCATTCTGCTCTGCGGCGACTGTAACGGCTGGTTTGAAACCGGAGCCTGCCGGGAAGTCATCATCCGCAATAACCGGTTTATCAACGCATTGACGAATATGTTCCAGTTCACCAATGCAATCATCTCCATCTATCCGGAAATTCCGGATCTGAAAGCCCAAAAATTATACTTCCACGGAGGTCCGGGTAAAGGTGTCATTATCGAAAACAACTTTTTCGAGACTTTCGACCAACCGGTCGTATATGCCAAATCTCTGGACGGATTTGTCTTTCGTAAAAATACGATCCGCCAGAATCAGGAATATCCGGCCTTCCATTGGAACAAAAAACGCTTTCTTTTTGAACGGGTCAAAAACATAGATATCCGTCACAATAAATTCGACGGCGGATTCGATTATCGGCGGGACGTTACTGAAAAATAA
- a CDS encoding 2TM domain-containing protein: METNTENRKKRLNKLYRQILIYIVIMLFLTFINYNQTPGHWWVIWPAAGWGLAILLQAIYTFFPSDEEDD; this comes from the coding sequence ATGGAAACAAACACAGAAAATCGGAAAAAAAGACTGAACAAACTCTACCGGCAAATTTTGATTTACATTGTCATTATGTTGTTCCTGACCTTTATCAATTACAATCAGACACCCGGACATTGGTGGGTTATCTGGCCGGCAGCCGGCTGGGGACTTGCTATCCTGTTACAAGCGATTTATACCTTCTTCCCTTCAGACGAAGAAGACGACTGA
- a CDS encoding alpha/beta hydrolase, whose translation MKKIFIILALVLEGGMSSFAAIALQYIPEEQRETVKPYLVFPYSADTDIPSITRIPKLIIHSPEDEVVPYAQGKQVFQAAQEPKTFLSVRGKHLKALLAKPDRILEQINNLTK comes from the coding sequence ATGAAAAAAATCTTTATCATCCTGGCCCTTGTACTCGAAGGCGGAATGAGTTCGTTTGCCGCTATCGCTTTACAGTATATACCGGAAGAACAGCGGGAAACGGTAAAACCTTATCTGGTATTTCCCTATTCCGCCGACACAGATATCCCCTCCATCACCCGTATCCCCAAGCTCATCATCCACAGTCCCGAAGACGAAGTCGTTCCCTATGCACAAGGAAAACAAGTATTTCAGGCCGCCCAGGAACCCAAAACATTTCTCTCCGTCCGGGGCAAACATCTGAAAGCTTTATTAGCGAAACCGGATCGGATTTTAGAACAAATCAATAACTTGACTAAATAA
- the yidC gene encoding membrane protein insertase YidC, translating into MDKNTIFGLVLIFLILIGFSYLTRPSEAELQRAQEQRDSIARVEAARAAQVAEQEKKDFELARQNDSLPQNQNTVFVQDSLTEKIITLENAKIRLQISTLGGRIVNVDLKDYCTHDSLPLILWNENKSTFGLNFYARNKQVNTEKYLFQPNTTESVLYAENGEQTLSLKLYSEDNKYVEFLYKLAPDSYMADFSILTHNMNDVIASNSSFLTLFWGADMPQLEKSKDFENRYTGVYYDFLSDDVENMSMTSDEKETLTNKIKWVAFKQQFFTSVLIAGESFTDVSLSTQISNEPGYLKKVYAEIPLVYEGKANEAYNMKFFFGPNSFPVLKEYGADIELPKLVNLGWKWVAWFNQYVVIPLFGFLENHVTTNYGLIILLLTLIIKLVLFPLTYKSYLSQAKMRVLKPQIDEINKKFPKEKALERQKATMALYKKAGVNPMGGCLPMLLQMPILIALFWFFPGAIELRQKSFLWATDLASYDSIATLPFTIPFYGNHVSLFCLLMTATNIIYMIMNKKNQPQNDQLKGMQTMMYLMPIMFLFIFNSYSSGLSYYYFVATLITIIQTWVIQRYVNDEKLLRQIELAKSKPVKKSKFQERLEQMQRMQEQRAREQQQKKKKN; encoded by the coding sequence ATGGATAAAAACACCATTTTCGGCTTAGTGCTTATTTTTTTAATCCTTATCGGATTTTCATATTTAACTCGTCCGAGTGAAGCAGAGCTTCAACGTGCCCAGGAGCAACGGGATTCCATCGCCCGCGTAGAAGCAGCAAGAGCGGCACAGGTTGCCGAGCAGGAAAAGAAAGATTTCGAATTGGCCCGGCAAAACGATTCGTTACCCCAAAATCAGAATACAGTCTTTGTACAAGATAGTCTGACGGAAAAAATCATTACTCTGGAAAATGCCAAAATCCGGCTCCAGATCAGTACCCTGGGAGGGCGCATCGTAAATGTGGATTTAAAAGACTACTGCACCCACGATTCCCTGCCGCTTATTTTATGGAACGAAAACAAAAGTACGTTCGGCCTGAATTTTTACGCCCGCAACAAACAGGTCAATACCGAAAAATATCTGTTTCAGCCCAATACAACTGAGTCCGTGCTCTACGCCGAGAACGGAGAACAGACATTATCGCTGAAACTCTATTCCGAGGACAATAAATACGTCGAATTTTTATATAAACTGGCTCCGGACAGTTATATGGCCGACTTCAGTATCCTCACCCACAATATGAATGATGTCATTGCTTCCAATTCTTCTTTCCTGACTCTATTCTGGGGAGCCGATATGCCGCAATTGGAAAAAAGCAAGGATTTTGAAAACCGCTATACCGGAGTGTATTATGATTTCTTAAGCGACGATGTAGAAAACATGTCCATGACATCCGATGAAAAAGAAACGTTGACCAATAAAATTAAATGGGTGGCATTCAAACAACAGTTTTTTACATCGGTATTGATCGCAGGCGAGTCATTTACCGACGTCAGTTTATCTACCCAGATAAGCAATGAACCCGGTTATCTGAAAAAAGTATACGCAGAGATTCCTCTGGTTTACGAAGGAAAAGCCAACGAAGCTTACAATATGAAATTTTTCTTTGGTCCGAATTCATTTCCTGTTTTAAAAGAATACGGTGCCGACATAGAATTACCTAAACTCGTAAACCTGGGATGGAAATGGGTGGCTTGGTTCAACCAATATGTTGTGATTCCTCTTTTCGGCTTTTTGGAAAATCATGTAACGACCAACTACGGTTTGATCATTCTATTATTGACGTTGATCATTAAGCTGGTACTTTTCCCTTTAACCTACAAATCCTATTTGTCACAGGCCAAAATGCGGGTACTGAAACCACAAATCGACGAAATCAATAAAAAATTCCCCAAAGAAAAAGCACTGGAACGCCAAAAAGCAACAATGGCCTTGTATAAAAAAGCCGGTGTAAATCCGATGGGAGGCTGTTTGCCGATGCTGTTGCAAATGCCGATTCTTATCGCCCTGTTCTGGTTCTTCCCCGGTGCAATAGAACTCCGGCAAAAAAGTTTCCTATGGGCCACCGACCTGGCTTCCTATGACTCCATCGCCACTCTGCCGTTCACCATACCGTTCTATGGTAATCATGTCAGTTTATTCTGCCTGTTGATGACAGCTACCAATATCATCTACATGATTATGAATAAGAAAAACCAGCCGCAAAACGATCAGTTGAAAGGCATGCAGACTATGATGTACCTCATGCCGATTATGTTCCTGTTTATTTTCAACAGCTACTCCTCCGGCTTGAGTTATTACTATTTCGTTGCCACGCTGATTACGATCATCCAGACATGGGTTATCCAGCGTTATGTAAACGATGAGAAATTGTTGCGGCAGATCGAATTGGCAAAATCCAAACCGGTAAAAAAATCCAAATTCCAGGAACGTCTGGAACAAATGCAACGGATGCAGGAACAACGCGCCAGAGAACAACAACAAAAGAAGAAAAAGAATTAA
- the tpx gene encoding thiol peroxidase, whose translation MKITMHGNPLTLAGQPIKVGETAPVFTAADQGLKPVSLDQFKDKKVVISVFPSIDTPVCSAQMHRFNKIATELSNDIVIIAISCDLPFALHRYCAAEGIDRVVTLSDYKDVDFGKKYGFLIEELRLLSRGIVIVGKDRKVKYVEYVPEITHEPDYDKAMEALKKI comes from the coding sequence ATGAAAATTACAATGCATGGAAACCCGCTGACACTTGCGGGCCAACCGATTAAAGTAGGAGAAACAGCTCCGGTATTCACGGCTGCCGACCAAGGTTTAAAACCCGTCAGCCTGGATCAGTTCAAAGACAAGAAGGTGGTTATATCTGTATTCCCTTCTATAGATACGCCGGTATGCTCGGCACAGATGCACCGGTTCAATAAAATCGCAACGGAACTGAGTAATGATATCGTTATTATCGCCATCTCATGCGACCTGCCTTTTGCCCTTCACCGCTATTGCGCAGCCGAAGGCATCGACAGAGTGGTTACCTTGTCCGATTACAAAGATGTCGATTTCGGTAAAAAATACGGCTTTTTGATTGAAGAACTCCGGTTGTTGTCGCGGGGGATCGTTATCGTCGGTAAAGACCGGAAAGTCAAATACGTAGAATATGTTCCGGAAATCACGCACGAACCGGATTATGACAAAGCTATGGAAGCATTGAAAAAAATATAA
- a CDS encoding winged helix-turn-helix domain-containing protein — translation MFKELDPLLHSELRLAIMSILISVESADFVFLKEQTKATAGNLSVQIDKLNKAGYIGIEKTFKGKMPQTICKIPPAGSSAFESYIEALKSYIGKLE, via the coding sequence ATGTTTAAAGAACTGGATCCTTTATTGCATTCGGAATTACGACTGGCTATCATGTCGATTCTGATCTCTGTTGAAAGTGCCGACTTTGTTTTTCTCAAGGAACAAACAAAGGCAACTGCCGGCAATCTCAGTGTACAGATCGACAAGCTGAACAAAGCTGGATACATTGGCATCGAAAAAACATTCAAAGGAAAAATGCCGCAAACCATTTGTAAAATCCCGCCTGCCGGTTCTTCTGCTTTCGAAAGCTATATTGAAGCCTTGAAATCCTACATCGGAAAGTTAGAATAA